The genomic segment TGCACGGTGGGAGATGAGCGTGAATCTTGCTGCGCCGCTTCTCATACCGCATATATTTGTCAACGTAGCTGAAGTACTGCTTCTCGATAACTGCGTTTCCACCGGGTATTGCGCTAGCTATTTTTCCACGGATAAGTCTCCCCCTCAGCTTAGTTGAGCCGTGGAAGGGGCAGAGCTCATCCTCGCAGCTCTTGCTTGAAGGTTTCACATCGATACCTATGTTCTTCATCGTCTGAAACTCATCCTCCTAATTCTGTCTTCGGGTCGATGCATGATTCTTTTTCCGTAGATATTTACGGATTCTCCATCAGGCAAATCGACCTTAAGAGTAACATTCGCCTTGGGCACAATCTTCACACCCTTTTCGCACTTCACTTTGAGGGTCTGCTTAGTCTCATCAATAACCTCGCCTGAAAGACCCTTCAAAGTCTCGTCACTGCTTTCAACAACAGCAACATGCAGACCTATTAATTCATGAAATACAATATTTGAAACAGACATTTTCACCAAACCACCTTTTGCTTAACTAA from the Nitrososphaerota archaeon genome contains:
- a CDS encoding 30S ribosomal protein S17, whose amino-acid sequence is MKNIGIDVKPSSKSCEDELCPFHGSTKLRGRLIRGKIASAIPGGNAVIEKQYFSYVDKYMRYEKRRSKIHAHLPPCIEVKKGDTVTIAECRPLTKTAAFVVIEKVGE
- a CDS encoding ribonuclease P protein subunit; the encoded protein is MSVSNIVFHELIGLHVAVVESSDETLKGLSGEVIDETKQTLKVKCEKGVKIVPKANVTLKVDLPDGESVNIYGKRIMHRPEDRIRRMSFRR